In the genome of Helicobacter kayseriensis, one region contains:
- the pcp gene encoding pyroglutamyl-peptidase I codes for MRVLLGAFDPFGGEKINPALEAIKGVCERLGEIEIRKVEIPTVFVKSYQVLLEEARAYQPDVILVIGQAGGRYEISLERVAINLDDARIEDNEGNQPIDQRIFEDGENAYFSNLPIKAMLKEMRGAGIPSAISNTAGTFVCNHIMYAMMHYIYKFQIAKRGGFIHIPYFPSQVVGRENTPCMDRQTVVRGIEIAIEAIGKYSKDIQWIGGKEF; via the coding sequence GTGAGAGTATTATTGGGTGCATTTGATCCTTTTGGAGGAGAGAAGATTAATCCTGCATTGGAGGCCATCAAAGGGGTTTGTGAGCGACTTGGTGAGATTGAGATACGAAAGGTTGAAATCCCTACAGTATTTGTCAAATCCTATCAGGTGCTTTTGGAAGAGGCAAGGGCATATCAGCCTGATGTGATTTTGGTGATTGGGCAGGCTGGAGGGAGATATGAAATCAGTCTTGAGCGTGTAGCGATCAATTTAGATGATGCACGCATTGAGGATAATGAGGGAAATCAGCCTATTGATCAAAGAATCTTTGAGGATGGAGAAAATGCATATTTTAGTAATCTTCCGATTAAAGCAATGCTTAAAGAGATGAGGGGGGCGGGGATTCCAAGTGCGATTTCAAACACAGCAGGAACATTTGTATGCAATCACATTATGTATGCAATGATGCACTATATCTATAAGTTTCAAATTGCCAAGCGAGGTGGTTTTATTCATATCCCTTATTTTCCTAGTCAGGTTGTTGGTAGGGAAAATACTCCATGTATGGATCGCCAAACTGTTGTTAGGGGCATTGAAATTGCGATTGAGGCGATTGGGAAGTATTCCAAAGATATTCAGTGGATTGGAGGGAAAGAGTTTTGA
- a CDS encoding DUF979 domain-containing protein, translating to MLELMYILAGLVCICSGFYAFFDSQNPRRIGNGIFWNLFGGILIFGPHIHPAFVGAILMLMGVLTAKKFVGFGTLKEASQEYRNQKSLLIGKKIFIPALALGVIAFGIAQFTQLGGLVGLGIASVIALGLSLFYTREKVTLVPYESSRILQQMGPAVILPQLLGTLGALFSQSGVGKTIANFMGSLFPQGHPLLGVALYCVSMALFTMVMGNAFAAFAVITIGIGLPFVIALGGDPVIVGALGLSAGYCGTLMTPMAANFNIVPAMILEMKNKNGVILEQIPVAIALLLTHIGLMYILAF from the coding sequence ATGCTAGAGCTAATGTATATATTGGCAGGGTTAGTGTGCATCTGTTCAGGTTTTTATGCCTTTTTTGATTCTCAAAACCCTAGACGCATTGGAAATGGAATCTTTTGGAATCTCTTTGGTGGGATTTTAATTTTTGGTCCTCATATACATCCAGCATTTGTGGGAGCGATTTTAATGCTTATGGGGGTTTTGACTGCAAAAAAATTTGTTGGATTTGGAACATTAAAAGAGGCGAGTCAAGAGTATCGCAATCAAAAGAGTCTCTTGATTGGTAAGAAAATTTTTATTCCCGCATTGGCTTTAGGTGTGATTGCTTTTGGAATCGCTCAATTTACACAATTGGGTGGATTGGTCGGATTGGGTATTGCATCAGTGATCGCATTGGGATTGAGTCTTTTTTATACGCGTGAAAAAGTGACATTAGTCCCCTATGAAAGCTCAAGAATTCTTCAGCAGATGGGACCTGCAGTGATTCTTCCTCAACTTCTTGGAACTTTGGGGGCACTGTTTTCTCAATCTGGAGTGGGTAAGACGATTGCAAACTTTATGGGATCGCTTTTCCCACAAGGTCATCCTTTGCTAGGAGTTGCTTTGTATTGCGTATCTATGGCTCTTTTTACGATGGTTATGGGAAATGCATTTGCAGCCTTTGCTGTGATTACTATAGGGATTGGTCTTCCATTTGTGATCGCCTTGGGTGGAGATCCTGTGATTGTGGGAGCTCTTGGATTGAGTGCTGGATATTGTGGGACATTGATGACGCCAATGGCTGCAAATTTCAATATTGTCCCTGCAATGATTTTGGAAATGAAAAATAAAAATGGAGTGATTTTAGAGCAGATTCCCGTAGCTATTGCTTTGCTATTGACGCATATTGGATTGATGTATATTTTGGCATTTTAG
- a CDS encoding DUF6056 family protein produces MLYFDRKVVLLFISVLVGFICFNLIFPPQTDDIVFHIETLVYPDRSFLQPYFETNGKFGEQVLKYFAARYINEPWLDVLNSLVSTLFVFCVFLFVFARFPKDKLDYLSFALFCTMILSVNFAGTFLWVAGNLNYIWGLGLILLFLIPYRFFWSDRSWGEPKGWVFCLYPLFFVLAILAGWSSENIGATLCLLSMLSLIIARYKKLKLPSWYYVGILGFWCGWMILFFSPGSAIRGEGLNVVKDLPFLEKNFITVGEFFRASFWDQLMRINQTLNAGCRKSFGFFLLVLIWFFLWKKGFERKKILIYGIFSSIVLIVAYFLLKQSFAIALYVVTFVLIAELIKISKHYVLFLCLFVIWVFIVLTLVQFHGQVGLRARLGEGLILATMIILMFQEAYRASQKLQTFLTKTVWVALCGAVMVNLVNWGYYAYQWKLVNLEIEEQKKQGNMHIVIDKKRFYSFLDKDFGEMGEDSTDLTNQRYAQYFGVESFSVK; encoded by the coding sequence ATGTTGTATTTTGATAGAAAAGTCGTTTTGTTGTTTATCTCTGTTTTGGTGGGTTTTATTTGTTTTAATTTGATTTTCCCTCCCCAAACGGATGATATTGTATTTCATATTGAGACATTGGTTTATCCTGATCGTTCTTTTTTGCAACCTTATTTTGAAACAAATGGAAAGTTCGGAGAGCAAGTGTTGAAATATTTTGCTGCCCGATATATCAATGAACCTTGGCTTGATGTGCTGAATTCTTTGGTGAGCACACTCTTTGTTTTCTGTGTATTTTTGTTTGTTTTTGCTCGATTCCCAAAAGATAAGCTTGATTATCTATCTTTTGCACTTTTTTGCACAATGATTTTGAGTGTGAATTTTGCAGGCACTTTCCTTTGGGTGGCTGGAAATTTGAATTATATTTGGGGTCTTGGTTTGATTTTGCTCTTTTTGATTCCTTATCGATTCTTTTGGAGTGATAGAAGTTGGGGAGAACCTAAGGGGTGGGTCTTTTGTCTTTATCCTCTTTTCTTTGTGCTAGCAATTCTTGCTGGATGGTCAAGTGAAAATATTGGAGCAACGCTATGTTTATTGTCTATGCTTTCCTTGATTATTGCTCGATACAAAAAGCTAAAACTCCCCTCTTGGTATTATGTTGGCATATTGGGCTTTTGGTGTGGATGGATGATTTTGTTTTTCTCTCCTGGAAGTGCAATTAGGGGAGAGGGATTGAATGTTGTGAAAGACTTGCCATTTTTGGAAAAAAACTTCATAACCGTTGGAGAATTTTTTAGAGCTTCGTTTTGGGATCAACTGATGAGAATTAACCAAACGCTCAATGCCGGATGTAGGAAAAGTTTTGGTTTTTTCTTATTGGTTTTGATTTGGTTTTTCTTGTGGAAAAAAGGCTTTGAGAGAAAAAAGATTTTGATCTATGGGATTTTTTCTTCAATTGTTTTGATTGTTGCTTATTTTTTGCTTAAACAAAGTTTTGCGATTGCTTTGTATGTGGTGACTTTTGTGTTGATTGCTGAGTTGATAAAAATATCTAAGCATTATGTTTTGTTTTTGTGTTTGTTTGTGATTTGGGTTTTTATTGTTTTAACTCTTGTTCAATTTCACGGACAAGTAGGTTTGAGGGCGCGATTGGGAGAAGGGTTAATACTGGCCACAATGATTATTTTGATGTTTCAAGAAGCTTATAGGGCATCACAAAAATTGCAAACTTTTTTGACAAAAACCGTATGGGTTGCATTATGTGGAGCAGTGATGGTCAATCTTGTAAATTGGGGATATTATGCCTATCAATGGAAGCTTGTAAATTTGGAGATCGAAGAGCAAAAGAAGCAGGGCAATATGCATATTGTGATCGATAAAAAAAGATTCTATTCTTTTCTTGATAAGGATTTTGGAGAAATGGGAGAAGATAGTACTGATTTGACTAACCAACGATATGCTCAATACTTTGGTGTTGAAAGCTTTTCTGTGAAATAA
- a CDS encoding group III truncated hemoglobin, with the protein MKYQEVTTEGINKLMDVFYTKIRNDKNGLGDLFNQTIGTSDEEWKHHKAKIASFWEGMILGSGDYSGHPLKAHIELPPFPQEFFALWLALFEESLNLVFESNLVQVFLQRAQMIAQRFQSVLYR; encoded by the coding sequence ATGAAATATCAAGAAGTCACAACAGAGGGCATCAACAAGCTCATGGATGTCTTCTATACCAAAATTCGAAATGACAAAAATGGACTAGGAGATCTATTCAATCAAACAATCGGAACAAGCGATGAGGAGTGGAAACACCATAAAGCAAAGATTGCAAGTTTTTGGGAGGGAATGATCCTAGGGAGTGGGGATTATAGTGGACATCCACTTAAAGCACACATTGAGCTTCCTCCATTCCCTCAAGAATTTTTTGCCCTATGGCTTGCTCTTTTTGAGGAGAGTTTAAATCTTGTTTTTGAAAGCAATCTTGTGCAGGTCTTCTTACAAAGAGCCCAAATGATCGCTCAGAGATTCCAAAGCGTGCTTTATAGATAA
- the murJ gene encoding murein biosynthesis integral membrane protein MurJ, producing MLKKAFFSNSSGILCSRICGFFRDVYMASSLGAGIYSDIFFVAFKLPNLFRRIFGEGAFTQSFLPSFIYARYKGIFALSIGGIFALCLLILSLIVWCFSPFFTKLLAYGFPQENIQLAAPIVAINFWYLLLVFIVTFLSTLLQYKNVFWVNAYNTALLNLAMIGALFYAKDMDKLQIVYMLSYGVVIGGIAQISLHFYPLYRFGFFKLFWLSLFHLKDFWIKKGKKHQIFIADIKGFFKQFFPALLGSSTAQIIAFIETFIASFLSFGSISYLYYANRIFQLPLALFAIAISTALFPMVAKAIKNQQNTQALQAMKKAFWFLCFALCLCTLGGIMLSQEIIWLLYQRGSFSASDTHITAQVFALYLIGLLPFGLSRIFSLWLYSHKLQGRAAKYSLISLVCGTVLSLILIKPLGVLGLALSSSIAGFILFALNGYALGKKNFFCIITHKKAILLLFTLLFLEGTLLYGIKLLLQGYIQ from the coding sequence TTGCTAAAAAAAGCTTTCTTCTCCAATAGTAGCGGGATTTTATGCTCTAGAATTTGTGGTTTTTTTAGAGATGTTTATATGGCTTCTAGTTTGGGGGCAGGAATCTATAGCGATATTTTCTTTGTCGCCTTTAAGCTTCCTAATCTTTTTCGCCGTATCTTTGGTGAAGGTGCTTTTACCCAAAGCTTCCTCCCCTCCTTTATCTATGCACGCTATAAAGGAATCTTTGCTCTAAGCATTGGAGGTATTTTTGCACTTTGTTTATTGATTTTAAGTTTGATTGTTTGGTGTTTTTCTCCCTTTTTTACAAAACTTCTTGCTTATGGATTCCCTCAAGAGAATATCCAGCTAGCAGCGCCCATTGTAGCGATCAATTTTTGGTATCTTTTGCTTGTTTTTATCGTGACCTTTTTGAGCACACTTTTGCAATATAAAAATGTTTTTTGGGTCAATGCTTACAATACCGCACTTTTAAATCTTGCAATGATTGGGGCATTGTTTTATGCCAAAGATATGGATAAGCTCCAAATTGTCTATATGCTCAGTTATGGTGTTGTTATTGGAGGAATTGCTCAAATTTCCTTGCATTTTTATCCCCTTTATCGCTTTGGTTTTTTTAAGCTCTTTTGGCTTTCACTTTTTCATCTCAAAGATTTTTGGATCAAAAAAGGAAAAAAACATCAGATCTTCATTGCAGACATCAAAGGGTTTTTCAAGCAATTTTTTCCAGCTCTTTTAGGGAGTTCAACGGCACAAATTATTGCTTTTATTGAAACATTTATCGCTTCTTTTTTAAGTTTTGGAAGCATTTCTTATCTTTATTATGCAAATAGAATCTTTCAACTTCCACTTGCTCTCTTTGCTATTGCCATCTCTACAGCCCTATTCCCAATGGTCGCCAAAGCAATCAAAAATCAGCAAAACACTCAAGCCCTACAAGCGATGAAAAAAGCATTTTGGTTTTTATGCTTTGCTTTATGTCTCTGCACCCTTGGAGGGATTATGCTTAGTCAAGAAATTATTTGGCTTTTATATCAAAGAGGATCTTTTAGTGCTTCAGATACCCACATCACTGCACAAGTGTTTGCCCTCTATCTCATAGGTCTCCTCCCCTTTGGATTAAGTCGCATTTTTTCCCTTTGGCTTTATTCTCACAAACTCCAAGGCAGAGCTGCAAAATACTCTCTTATCTCTTTGGTTTGTGGGACTGTTTTGTCATTGATTCTAATCAAACCCCTTGGTGTTTTAGGACTTGCACTTTCTAGCTCTATCGCAGGGTTTATTCTCTTTGCCCTCAATGGCTACGCTTTAGGTAAAAAAAACTTTTTTTGTATAATCACGCACAAAAAGGCGATTCTCTTGCTTTTCACACTCTTATTTCTTGAGGGAACCCTACTTTATGGAATCAAACTTTTATTACAAGGATATATTCAATGA
- the cysS gene encoding cysteine--tRNA ligase produces the protein MKSLEIFDSAQKRKLSFSPIQPGKVKIYVCGPTVYDDAHLGHARSSIAFDLWRRLFIALGYEVTFVKNFTDIDDKIIKKSQEMQKTPEEIAQTYTQSYLQDMEAINVMRADIEPQATQNLEAMQKMIAKLLDSHHAYQTSNGDIYLDSSKDQLYGNLSHRNEELELRSRIQGQEKKSERDFALWKAYKGSEDVGYESPFGKGRPGWHIECSAMIEEHLAYQNQDYAIDIHAGGADLLFPHHENEACQTRCATHRELAKYWLHNGFVTINGEKMSKSLGNSFFLKDILKYYHGEIIRNYLLGTHYRSNFDFSEADLLSSKKRLDKLYRLKKRLGSISAGSLDLKFQNHLLEALSDDLNISLALSIIENMIKEGNEALDQHPKDKAIKATIQANLDYIFKLLGIGGMDAIEYFQLGITQEQKDEICAKISLRTQAKKNKNFALADSIRAELEKQGIALLDTAEGTIWEKI, from the coding sequence ATGAAATCACTTGAGATTTTTGATAGCGCCCAAAAACGCAAGCTTTCCTTTTCCCCTATCCAACCAGGAAAAGTCAAAATTTATGTTTGTGGTCCAACTGTATATGATGATGCGCACTTGGGGCATGCGCGCAGTTCTATTGCTTTTGATTTATGGCGTAGGCTTTTTATTGCGTTGGGTTATGAAGTCACATTTGTCAAAAATTTCACAGACATTGATGACAAAATCATTAAAAAATCTCAAGAAATGCAAAAAACTCCTGAAGAAATCGCCCAAACTTACACCCAATCCTACCTTCAAGATATGGAAGCAATCAATGTAATGCGTGCAGATATCGAACCTCAAGCAACACAAAATCTTGAAGCGATGCAAAAAATGATTGCCAAACTTTTAGATTCTCATCACGCATATCAGACAAGCAATGGGGATATCTATCTTGATAGCTCAAAAGATCAACTATATGGGAATCTAAGCCATCGCAATGAAGAGCTTGAACTTCGATCCCGAATCCAAGGGCAAGAAAAAAAGAGCGAAAGAGATTTTGCACTATGGAAAGCTTATAAAGGCTCTGAAGATGTTGGCTATGAGAGTCCTTTTGGGAAAGGTCGCCCTGGATGGCATATCGAATGCTCAGCAATGATTGAAGAACATCTTGCCTACCAAAATCAAGATTATGCGATCGATATTCACGCAGGAGGTGCAGATCTGCTCTTTCCACACCATGAAAATGAAGCTTGTCAAACACGATGCGCCACGCATAGAGAGCTTGCCAAATACTGGCTTCACAATGGATTTGTCACAATCAATGGCGAAAAAATGAGCAAAAGCCTTGGCAATAGCTTTTTTCTTAAAGATATTTTGAAGTACTATCATGGAGAAATCATCAGAAACTATCTCTTGGGAACTCATTATAGATCCAACTTTGATTTTAGTGAAGCAGACCTTCTCTCAAGCAAAAAAAGGCTTGACAAACTCTATCGTCTCAAAAAACGGCTTGGTTCCATTTCTGCAGGTAGTCTTGATTTAAAATTTCAAAATCATCTCTTAGAGGCACTGAGCGATGATCTTAATATCTCGCTTGCTCTCTCAATTATTGAAAATATGATCAAAGAGGGCAATGAAGCTCTAGATCAACACCCCAAAGACAAAGCAATCAAGGCAACCATCCAAGCCAATCTTGATTATATCTTCAAGCTTTTAGGAATTGGGGGAATGGATGCGATTGAGTATTTTCAACTTGGAATCACCCAAGAGCAAAAAGATGAAATCTGTGCCAAAATCTCTCTAAGAACCCAAGCCAAAAAAAACAAAAACTTCGCTCTTGCAGATTCCATTCGTGCCGAGTTAGAAAAACAAGGCATTGCTCTTTTAGATACTGCTGAGGGGACGATTTGGGAAAAAATTTAG
- a CDS encoding DUF969 domain-containing protein, with the protein MELIGVVIIVVGFALKFDTIAIVLCAGIATGIATKMDLLGILTFLGEAFVDTRYMSLFLLTLGVIGILERNGLRETSARLIGGIQRATSGKVLSIYVFARMVFSALSLMVQGHIQFVRPLIYPMARGASELKEKEEEKLKGLCNANDNYGNFFGQNLFIASPGVLLIVGTLQEAGIRVDPYSIAMASAPIAFFALCYALLQNYLFDQRVKQ; encoded by the coding sequence ATGGAACTTATTGGTGTTGTGATCATTGTTGTTGGTTTTGCCTTGAAGTTTGACACAATTGCGATTGTTTTGTGTGCTGGGATCGCTACGGGGATTGCAACAAAAATGGATCTTTTGGGGATTTTGACTTTCTTAGGTGAGGCATTTGTAGATACTCGATATATGTCTTTGTTTCTCTTGACTCTGGGCGTTATTGGAATCTTGGAAAGAAATGGATTGCGCGAAACCTCAGCGCGCTTGATTGGAGGCATACAACGCGCTACAAGTGGAAAAGTTTTGAGCATTTATGTCTTTGCAAGAATGGTATTTTCTGCTTTGTCTTTGATGGTTCAGGGGCATATTCAATTTGTAAGGCCTCTCATTTATCCTATGGCACGCGGTGCTAGCGAGCTTAAAGAAAAAGAAGAAGAAAAGCTCAAGGGGCTTTGTAATGCCAATGATAATTATGGTAATTTTTTTGGACAGAATCTCTTTATTGCCTCTCCAGGTGTTTTGCTGATTGTGGGGACCTTGCAGGAAGCAGGGATCAGGGTAGATCCTTATTCTATAGCAATGGCTTCGGCTCCTATTGCCTTTTTTGCTTTGTGTTATGCGTTATTGCAAAATTATCTATTTGATCAGAGAGTGAAGCAATGA